The following proteins come from a genomic window of Legionella cherrii:
- the nosP gene encoding nitric oxide-sensing protein NosP, which yields MSTQQSIRIGQSTANDPQTAVKEFYAAVHQPNMELVLFFCSSQYDLDAIAKEINELFPNIKVIGCTTAGEIGPCGYIEHSLSGVSFSSDGFTAVAGHLNDIKNINYDKGQAFANNLLQHLEARAPSTNSENSFAFLLVDGLSLREEQITHILQDALGEIALVGGSAGDDLHFKQTWIFADGVFHTDSVALVLVNTIYPFKLFKSQHFVCGNEKLVVTQADPERRIVNEINGYPAVEEYARIVNTQVDKLDPKQFSATPLVIRINGVDYVRSIQKANPDGSLKFYCAIDNGLVFMAAHGIDLIKNIEQTFEDIKSSIGTPQLVLACDCILRNLEMQREGLKQDVEKIFQNHHVVGFSTYGEQFKGIHINQTITGLAIGELRTDSDA from the coding sequence ATGAGCACCCAGCAATCTATTCGTATAGGGCAGTCAACTGCAAACGATCCGCAGACAGCGGTCAAGGAATTTTATGCTGCTGTGCATCAACCAAATATGGAACTTGTTCTATTTTTTTGCTCGAGTCAATATGACCTGGATGCCATAGCCAAGGAAATAAATGAGTTGTTTCCAAATATTAAGGTAATTGGATGTACAACGGCTGGTGAAATTGGACCCTGCGGTTATATAGAGCATTCTCTTTCAGGAGTCAGTTTTTCATCTGATGGTTTTACCGCTGTGGCTGGTCATCTAAATGATATAAAAAATATTAATTACGACAAAGGACAGGCATTTGCCAATAATCTCCTTCAACATCTTGAAGCACGGGCACCATCTACTAATTCTGAAAACAGTTTTGCTTTTTTATTAGTGGATGGATTATCCCTTCGCGAAGAGCAAATCACTCATATTTTGCAAGATGCATTAGGAGAAATCGCACTTGTTGGTGGTTCTGCAGGCGATGATCTGCACTTTAAGCAAACTTGGATATTTGCCGATGGGGTTTTTCATACTGATTCTGTCGCGCTTGTCTTAGTCAATACAATCTATCCTTTTAAACTATTCAAATCGCAACATTTCGTTTGTGGGAATGAAAAGCTGGTTGTGACGCAAGCAGATCCTGAGCGTCGGATTGTTAATGAAATTAATGGCTATCCGGCAGTGGAGGAATATGCGCGTATCGTCAATACTCAAGTTGACAAACTGGATCCCAAACAGTTTTCTGCGACACCACTGGTAATACGCATCAATGGAGTTGATTATGTACGCTCGATTCAAAAGGCTAATCCCGATGGAAGCTTAAAGTTTTATTGTGCAATTGATAACGGTTTAGTTTTTATGGCCGCTCATGGTATTGATCTTATTAAAAATATTGAGCAAACCTTTGAAGACATTAAATCATCTATTGGTACGCCGCAATTGGTTCTAGCGTGTGACTGCATCCTTCGCAATTTGGAGATGCAACGGGAAGGATTGAAACAGGACGTAGAGAAAATTTTTCAGAATCATCATGTCGTTGGTTTTAGCACTTATGGAGAGCAATTTAAGGGAATTCATATCAATCAAACCATCACCGGTCTAGCAATAGGTGAATTACGGACAGACAGCGATGCCTGA
- a CDS encoding tetratricopeptide repeat protein, translated as MPFVIKVSEDNAVQYSPDQSTFYQLHPEFDKSFQTDTTTYEPIIIDPKEEVNLESISIHHCHTVIVKDRTYNNFFMLHVSPQALRRPYDSANKLAGKVVSTGMFGMFYMDFDASLTNSKKPAYIDLDPYYYGSKEIGTHPDSELEVIVVVNAEHWNLQKVRQEILETLQARIPGKIVKSNVIINKALDHAYYYSILFAPKSESLTVISTNGLYTEPYKNAFDNNVHQYTDEILPEETQMELRSQLNSLQGEAQKITQSILESLDPYGTIEQFVLKPSHELSSLMQGKRTELEKIIKGIEAVMSGSKNPVINLGSPTLYETYKQLGFLHLFAGNYEQSVSYFSKVTLYAANMRKAEFDEDKSRYATLTGAIYERLGNLEQAYIFYKDALLGCYYMERLDADLRFARVASQLKGKEVEALEAIIDAKNIFLDLIERVENQSPPQKEEILNALKIRGAACDDQLNSLKEHLIEHHHESPVLQQEFDKHFALSTYTI; from the coding sequence ATGCCTTTTGTTATAAAAGTATCAGAAGATAATGCGGTTCAATATTCTCCTGACCAATCCACCTTTTATCAATTGCACCCAGAATTTGATAAATCATTTCAAACAGATACAACTACTTATGAACCTATTATCATCGATCCTAAAGAAGAGGTTAACTTAGAATCCATCAGTATACACCATTGTCATACGGTGATTGTAAAAGATCGTACGTATAATAATTTTTTTATGCTGCATGTATCACCACAAGCACTGCGAAGACCCTATGATTCAGCAAATAAATTGGCAGGAAAAGTGGTAAGCACGGGGATGTTTGGTATGTTTTACATGGATTTTGATGCATCCCTGACCAATAGTAAAAAACCAGCCTACATCGATTTAGATCCATACTATTACGGTAGCAAAGAGATTGGAACTCATCCTGACTCCGAATTAGAAGTGATTGTGGTTGTAAATGCTGAGCATTGGAATCTACAAAAAGTCCGACAAGAAATTTTAGAGACATTACAAGCGCGAATTCCAGGAAAAATCGTTAAGTCTAATGTAATTATTAATAAAGCCTTAGATCATGCCTACTATTACAGCATTTTATTTGCTCCGAAATCTGAGTCTTTAACGGTCATCTCAACAAATGGTTTATATACCGAACCTTATAAAAACGCTTTCGACAATAATGTACACCAATATACTGATGAGATCCTTCCAGAAGAAACACAAATGGAGCTGAGAAGTCAGTTAAATAGTTTGCAGGGGGAAGCTCAAAAAATTACCCAGTCTATATTAGAATCACTTGACCCCTATGGAACAATAGAACAGTTTGTTTTAAAGCCATCACATGAACTGAGCTCCTTGATGCAAGGCAAAAGAACAGAACTTGAAAAAATCATTAAGGGAATAGAAGCGGTAATGAGTGGAAGTAAAAATCCAGTAATCAATCTAGGAAGTCCAACTTTGTACGAGACGTATAAGCAACTGGGTTTTCTGCATTTATTTGCTGGGAATTATGAGCAAAGTGTATCCTATTTCAGCAAAGTTACCCTGTACGCAGCCAACATGAGAAAAGCCGAGTTCGATGAGGATAAGAGTCGCTACGCAACTCTTACTGGCGCCATTTATGAGCGTCTTGGAAATCTTGAACAAGCTTATATTTTTTATAAGGACGCGCTATTAGGCTGTTATTATATGGAACGTCTTGATGCCGATCTGCGATTTGCCCGTGTTGCATCCCAACTAAAAGGAAAAGAAGTGGAGGCTCTAGAGGCTATAATTGATGCCAAAAACATTTTCCTTGATTTAATTGAGCGCGTTGAAAATCAGTCACCACCCCAAAAAGAAGAAATACTTAATGCCTTAAAAATAAGAGGCGCTGCGTGTGATGATCAACTTAATTCATTAAAAGAACATTTAATCGAACACCACCATGAGAGCCCTGTATTACAACAGGAGTTTGATAAACATTTTGCCCTATCAACCTACACAATCTAG
- a CDS encoding sensor domain-containing diguanylate cyclase has product MPEKSKPKNTQELITEIERLNKIIKALIDRAEQDMNTPRTDFGVFQNTIFLEDKVKKRTQELEEALQLNAKITRALQQAKKQVELSEQYLRDITSALGEGLVVINKEAAIEFINAAACSMLGYQEGEVLGKNAHLLFHHSYHTHAPYPIEDCKNLEVIKTERPYASDDDYFWRKDGTCFPVSLITTPIKLKENTKGIVIAFHDISQAIQERNRLREMQSAIEQSPVSVLIVDKERNIIYVNPQLIKLSGYQKDEFYGHTTDFFHNNLTPRKAFANLRKTIRSGAAWNGELLFHRKDGSTFWQSWSFAPVFNNYGEIQHYVGVGEDITEKKKLQVLLQEMSYLDGLTGVANRRRFDDFLKHEWKRALRYAKSISVIMIDIDFFKRYNDSLGHLAGDDALKCVARALAETMHRSTDLLARYGGEEFTCILPDTPIAGAIKFADTLREAVYALKLPHPDSDVSRFVTISLGVAGCIPQNDDPTYLIRLADDALYRAKTLGRNRVEFSDSSK; this is encoded by the coding sequence ATGCCTGAGAAAAGCAAGCCTAAAAATACACAGGAATTGATCACTGAAATCGAACGCCTCAATAAAATTATCAAGGCATTGATTGATAGAGCAGAACAAGATATGAATACGCCAAGAACAGATTTTGGAGTATTTCAAAATACCATTTTTCTTGAAGATAAGGTAAAGAAACGTACCCAAGAGCTGGAAGAAGCCCTGCAACTCAATGCAAAAATAACACGTGCTTTACAACAAGCGAAAAAACAGGTGGAACTAAGTGAGCAGTATTTACGTGATATTACATCGGCACTTGGCGAGGGGCTAGTCGTTATCAATAAAGAGGCTGCGATAGAGTTTATTAATGCTGCTGCCTGCAGTATGTTAGGGTATCAGGAAGGGGAAGTGCTTGGTAAAAATGCCCATTTACTCTTTCATCACTCGTATCATACTCATGCTCCTTATCCGATTGAGGATTGTAAAAATTTGGAAGTCATAAAAACCGAGAGACCCTATGCGAGTGATGATGATTATTTTTGGCGAAAAGACGGTACATGCTTTCCTGTTTCTTTAATTACAACGCCAATTAAACTCAAAGAAAACACCAAAGGAATTGTGATCGCATTTCATGATATAAGCCAAGCGATACAAGAGCGAAATCGTTTACGTGAAATGCAGTCGGCTATTGAACAAAGCCCAGTATCCGTGCTGATTGTTGATAAAGAGAGAAATATTATTTACGTTAATCCTCAACTCATTAAATTGTCAGGCTATCAGAAAGATGAATTTTATGGTCATACAACTGATTTTTTCCATAATAATCTGACACCAAGAAAGGCGTTTGCTAATTTACGAAAAACTATTCGATCCGGTGCAGCCTGGAATGGTGAACTTCTCTTTCACCGAAAGGATGGAAGTACGTTTTGGCAATCTTGGAGTTTTGCTCCCGTCTTTAATAACTATGGAGAAATCCAGCATTATGTAGGAGTAGGAGAAGACATTACAGAAAAAAAGAAACTGCAAGTTTTGCTTCAAGAAATGTCTTATCTGGATGGATTAACTGGGGTAGCCAATCGTCGTCGATTCGACGACTTCCTGAAACATGAATGGAAGCGTGCTTTGCGCTATGCCAAATCAATCTCCGTGATTATGATCGACATCGATTTCTTTAAACGTTACAACGACAGTCTGGGGCATTTAGCTGGTGATGATGCCCTTAAGTGTGTTGCGCGTGCGTTGGCTGAGACAATGCATCGTAGTACCGATTTACTTGCGCGCTATGGTGGTGAAGAATTTACTTGTATTTTGCCAGACACCCCTATAGCAGGTGCGATCAAATTTGCGGATACATTACGTGAAGCGGTTTATGCATTGAAACTGCCTCATCCTGATTCAGATGTTTCTCGTTTTGTAACGATTAGCTTAGGTGTTGCTGGATGTATTCCACAGAACGATGATCCCACTTATTTAATAAGGCTTGCTGACGACGCTTTGTATCGTGCTAAAACCCTGGGACGAAATCGCGTTGAATTTAGTGATTCCAGCAAATAA